A part of Larkinella insperata genomic DNA contains:
- a CDS encoding ABC transporter permease, with translation MLRNYFKIAFRNLRRNKVFSGINVFGLAVGLASCLLLFIYISHELSYDNFHSNADRIVRVVMEYSMEGQVSRVPQTGTKVAPEFGRQFPEVESGVRMESRPAVVSYEDRRFSEKRVVYADSALFSIFSFPLKQGNPKTVLAGPNLVVLSESTAKKYFGSQNPVGKTVRINAGGGDKEYAVTGVVDDCPSHSQIQYDLLASFTSLSASKEEQWWSANYATYLLLRKPESIATLQAKIPGFMKTQFGPNGMTGGNYLTYSLEPLRQVHLHSDVEGSFEPNGDLLYIYIFGSVAVLILVIACVNYINLATSRAVERAQEVGVRKVMGAQRTQLFGQFMGESLLVTFMALLVGLLLVYLSLPFFNDLSGRSFSFEVLMRPASGAGLVGVGGLVSLVAGGYPALVLARFEPVRVLKGHLKTAGAGQFRRVLIVFQFAITAFLIVCTLLVRNQLSYIHDKKLGYSKEHVLVLPADQQVNEKIRALKSEFKQNADVKQVARAYESPVFINGGYSMHRVGMPDDQYKSVTALPVDEDFVKTMNLRIVAGRDLTANDFQRATVPGVDSLTYYHFILNESAVKELGWKSPQEAIGQKMDMGYGRRGEVGAVVEDFHFASMKQKISSLVLFPEDGGHVVLVKLSGSRLPGTLQFLEEKWKTIVSGRPFEYEFLDEEFDKLYSAEARTGKIFTVFASLSVLLACLGLFGLSAYTTAQRTKEIGIRKVLGASVPSIVLLLSKDFLKLVVAAIVLASPLAWWAMNRWLQDFAYRVDVTGWVFVIAALIAVGIAFLTVSFQSIKAALMNPVKSLKTD, from the coding sequence ATGCTACGGAATTATTTTAAAATCGCCTTTCGAAACCTGCGGAGAAACAAGGTTTTTTCCGGAATCAACGTGTTTGGCCTGGCCGTCGGGCTGGCGTCCTGCCTGCTGCTGTTTATCTATATTTCGCACGAACTGAGCTACGATAACTTCCACTCCAATGCTGATCGGATCGTGCGCGTGGTGATGGAGTACAGCATGGAAGGCCAGGTGAGCCGGGTGCCGCAAACCGGTACCAAAGTAGCACCGGAGTTTGGGCGCCAGTTTCCGGAAGTCGAATCCGGCGTTCGCATGGAGAGCCGTCCGGCGGTGGTTAGTTACGAAGACCGGCGGTTTAGCGAAAAACGGGTTGTGTATGCCGACTCCGCCCTGTTTTCCATCTTTTCGTTCCCGTTGAAGCAGGGCAATCCGAAAACCGTCCTGGCCGGGCCTAATCTGGTGGTTTTGTCGGAGTCAACGGCGAAAAAGTATTTTGGCAGTCAGAATCCGGTCGGAAAAACCGTGCGGATCAACGCCGGAGGTGGCGATAAAGAGTACGCGGTGACCGGGGTGGTGGACGATTGCCCGAGCCATTCGCAGATCCAGTACGATCTGCTGGCGTCGTTTACATCCCTGTCGGCTTCCAAAGAAGAGCAGTGGTGGTCGGCCAATTACGCGACGTATCTATTGTTGCGCAAACCGGAGTCCATTGCAACGCTACAGGCCAAAATTCCGGGCTTTATGAAAACGCAGTTTGGGCCGAACGGAATGACGGGTGGTAACTATTTAACTTACAGTCTGGAGCCGCTTCGTCAGGTTCACCTGCATTCGGACGTGGAAGGGAGTTTCGAGCCCAACGGCGATCTGCTTTACATCTACATTTTTGGCTCGGTAGCCGTGTTGATTCTGGTCATTGCCTGCGTTAATTACATCAATCTGGCCACATCGCGGGCCGTGGAGCGGGCGCAGGAGGTGGGCGTTCGGAAAGTGATGGGGGCGCAGCGGACCCAGTTGTTCGGGCAGTTTATGGGGGAATCGCTCCTGGTAACGTTTATGGCCCTGCTGGTCGGCCTGTTGCTGGTTTATCTGAGTCTGCCGTTTTTCAACGATCTGTCCGGCCGTTCCTTCTCGTTCGAGGTACTGATGCGGCCGGCGAGTGGAGCGGGCCTGGTGGGCGTTGGCGGACTGGTTAGTCTCGTCGCGGGTGGTTACCCGGCGCTGGTCCTGGCCCGGTTTGAGCCGGTCCGCGTTCTGAAAGGCCATTTGAAAACCGCCGGGGCCGGGCAATTCCGCCGGGTGCTGATCGTATTCCAGTTTGCAATCACGGCTTTTCTGATTGTCTGCACCCTGCTGGTCCGCAACCAGTTGTCGTACATTCATGATAAAAAGCTCGGGTACAGCAAGGAACACGTCCTGGTGCTGCCCGCCGACCAGCAGGTGAACGAAAAGATCCGGGCGCTAAAATCCGAATTTAAGCAAAACGCCGATGTTAAGCAGGTGGCGCGGGCGTACGAATCGCCGGTTTTCATTAATGGGGGTTACAGCATGCACCGGGTGGGAATGCCGGATGACCAGTATAAATCCGTGACGGCCCTGCCGGTTGATGAGGATTTCGTTAAAACCATGAATCTGCGGATTGTGGCCGGTCGTGATCTGACGGCGAATGATTTTCAACGGGCCACCGTGCCCGGCGTGGACAGCCTGACGTACTATCATTTCATCCTGAACGAATCGGCGGTGAAGGAACTCGGCTGGAAGTCACCCCAGGAAGCCATCGGTCAGAAAATGGACATGGGGTACGGACGACGGGGCGAAGTGGGCGCGGTGGTCGAAGATTTTCATTTTGCCTCCATGAAGCAGAAAATCAGTTCGCTGGTGCTGTTTCCGGAAGACGGCGGCCACGTTGTGCTGGTCAAGCTGTCGGGAAGCCGGTTGCCCGGTACGCTTCAGTTTCTGGAGGAGAAATGGAAAACAATCGTTTCCGGTCGGCCTTTCGAATACGAGTTTCTGGACGAAGAATTTGACAAACTCTATTCCGCTGAAGCCCGTACGGGCAAAATCTTTACGGTTTTTGCGAGCCTTTCGGTTTTGCTGGCTTGCCTGGGCCTGTTTGGGTTGTCGGCCTACACCACCGCGCAACGCACCAAAGAAATTGGCATCCGCAAAGTGCTGGGCGCATCGGTGCCGAGCATTGTGCTGCTGCTTTCCAAAGATTTTCTAAAACTTGTCGTCGCTGCCATTGTGCTGGCATCACCGCTGGCGTGGTGGGCCATGAACCGCTGGTTGCAGGATTTTGCCTACCGCGTAGACGTAACCGGGTGGGTGTTCGTGATCGCTGCCCTGATTGCCGTTGGCATTGCCTTCCTGACGGTCAGTTTCCAGAGCATCAAAGCCGCCCTGATGAATCCCGTGAAATCATTGAAAACCGACTAG
- a CDS encoding FtsX-like permease family protein produces MFFNYLKIAFRQLRANRLFSFLNILGLTVGLAVSTFIALYVWHEFHYDRHHPFADRTYRILSVSNYGGQDVSFPGMHESVGTAIKRQIPEVEEVVRMTDGLGDVVLQADANHRFKEENIGFADAPLLAVMGVRLLQGDARTALREPGRIVLTRQLAEKYFGRQNPLGKTLLFDKHHPLMVSGVVDELPTQSVIGFNALVSLSSMPTLGPRYRHSYQYAGFLTTYLVLRPGANVNQVVKNLQQVKSGLKFTDQSAKYVLEGLPSLHLDSRIAQQGARQSLYILLTVALLILVLAVINYVSLTTARATKRAREVGVRKAVGGQRNELIGQFFTESFLTTTLAFVLSLLVLQGLFPWANRALNLYMDNRVLWQGPYWALIGFLWLGCSLLAGSYPALLLSRFRPQEVLKGTLSSGRNGSKVRRVFTTVQFSASIGLLICSIVLYAQMRFLRTKNLGINRAQVVAVHIDGEMARQFPALRDEVRQWARPENVAVSNTALFTDDVTTYFLSTAQTKKQLMVNTLLVDRSFLGMMGIRWKYPPVDWETGSVTNELTVYNETVMKEAGIQGNPLRQATPFKEFRTDGVVADFHIHSLRGAVSPMMLTITSDTNRTLVDNGGYLLVRFNPQTDVSQSLGALRAIYDRHQPVAPFDYYFLDDAYNALYEKEQRLMRLFNGFTGLTLLVACLGLLGLITFSVEARTKEIGIRKVLGASVASIVTLLSTDFLKLVLISMLLASPVAWYAMDKWLQDFEYKVTIAWWMFALAGGFAVVLAALTVSLQSIKAALMNPAKSLKTE; encoded by the coding sequence ATGTTTTTCAACTACCTCAAAATTGCCTTTCGCCAACTGCGGGCGAATCGGTTGTTCAGCTTCCTGAACATTCTTGGACTGACCGTCGGGCTGGCCGTCAGCACGTTCATTGCCCTGTACGTCTGGCACGAGTTTCACTACGACCGGCACCATCCGTTTGCCGACCGGACGTACCGCATCCTGTCCGTCTCGAACTATGGCGGCCAGGATGTGTCGTTTCCGGGAATGCATGAATCCGTCGGTACGGCCATTAAACGCCAGATTCCGGAGGTAGAGGAAGTCGTGCGGATGACCGACGGCCTGGGTGATGTGGTCCTGCAAGCCGACGCCAATCACCGGTTTAAAGAGGAAAATATTGGTTTCGCCGATGCGCCCCTGCTGGCGGTGATGGGAGTTCGGCTGCTTCAGGGAGACGCCAGAACCGCCCTCCGCGAACCGGGGCGCATTGTGCTGACGCGCCAACTGGCCGAGAAATATTTCGGTCGCCAGAATCCGCTGGGTAAAACGCTGCTATTCGACAAACATCATCCGCTGATGGTCTCGGGCGTTGTTGATGAATTGCCCACCCAGAGCGTCATCGGTTTCAATGCGCTGGTTTCGTTATCGTCAATGCCGACGCTGGGGCCGCGCTACAGGCACAGCTACCAATATGCCGGTTTTCTGACGACGTACCTTGTGCTGCGTCCGGGTGCGAACGTAAATCAGGTGGTGAAAAATCTGCAACAGGTTAAAAGCGGCTTGAAGTTTACAGACCAGTCGGCGAAGTACGTTCTCGAAGGACTGCCATCGCTGCACCTGGACAGCCGGATTGCGCAGCAGGGCGCCCGGCAGTCGCTCTACATCCTATTGACCGTTGCCCTGCTGATTCTGGTGCTGGCCGTCATCAACTACGTCAGTCTAACCACCGCCCGCGCCACCAAACGCGCCCGCGAAGTAGGCGTTCGGAAAGCCGTGGGCGGACAGCGCAACGAGTTGATCGGGCAGTTTTTTACCGAATCCTTCCTGACCACCACGTTGGCTTTTGTTCTGTCGTTGCTGGTTTTGCAGGGCTTGTTTCCGTGGGCCAACCGGGCGTTGAATCTGTACATGGACAACCGGGTCTTGTGGCAGGGGCCTTACTGGGCCCTAATCGGCTTTTTATGGCTTGGATGTTCGCTGCTGGCGGGCAGTTATCCCGCGTTGCTGTTGTCGCGGTTTCGGCCTCAAGAGGTGCTGAAAGGAACCCTGAGTTCGGGCCGGAACGGCAGCAAGGTTCGGCGGGTGTTTACTACCGTCCAGTTTTCGGCTTCCATCGGGCTACTCATTTGCAGCATCGTGCTCTACGCTCAAATGCGGTTTCTACGCACCAAAAACCTGGGCATCAACCGGGCACAGGTCGTGGCTGTGCACATCGACGGTGAGATGGCCCGGCAATTTCCCGCCCTGCGCGACGAAGTGCGGCAGTGGGCCCGGCCCGAAAATGTAGCGGTTTCCAACACGGCGCTGTTTACGGACGACGTAACGACGTACTTTCTCAGCACCGCCCAAACTAAAAAACAATTGATGGTGAACACGTTGCTGGTTGATCGGTCCTTTTTGGGCATGATGGGCATTCGCTGGAAATATCCGCCCGTCGATTGGGAGACGGGATCGGTTACCAACGAGCTGACCGTTTACAACGAAACCGTCATGAAAGAAGCCGGTATTCAGGGAAATCCGTTGCGGCAGGCAACCCCGTTCAAGGAGTTTCGGACGGATGGCGTGGTGGCTGATTTTCACATTCATAGCCTGCGCGGGGCGGTGTCGCCCATGATGCTGACCATCACCAGTGACACCAACCGCACCCTGGTGGACAACGGCGGTTATCTGCTGGTTCGATTCAATCCGCAGACCGACGTTTCGCAGTCGCTCGGTGCGCTTCGGGCCATCTACGACCGGCACCAGCCCGTAGCGCCTTTTGATTACTATTTTCTGGACGACGCCTATAACGCGCTTTACGAAAAAGAGCAGCGACTGATGCGGCTGTTCAACGGTTTTACGGGCCTGACGCTGCTGGTGGCCTGTCTGGGTCTGCTGGGACTCATTACATTTTCGGTGGAAGCCCGCACCAAAGAAATCGGAATTCGCAAGGTGCTGGGCGCATCCGTCGCCAGCATCGTTACGCTGCTCTCCACCGACTTCCTGAAGCTAGTCCTGATTTCCATGCTGCTGGCGTCCCCCGTTGCCTGGTACGCAATGGATAAATGGTTGCAGGATTTTGAATACAAAGTCACCATCGCATGGTGGATGTTTGCTTTGGCGGGTGGCTTTGCCGTCGTTCTGGCGGCCCTGACGGTTTCGTTGCAATCCATCAAGGCGGCTTTGATGAACCCGGCGAAATCGTTGAAAACGGAGTAG
- a CDS encoding AraC family transcriptional regulator, with the protein MTTKQANLCGCKLAPINLSDSKELHSLVEHRRVFNLNQYELNIFETYHPCSGVVLSYDGLVITSMMRGRKVMYLSERAGFDFLPGETVILPEGISMKVDFPEADDRHPVQCATIALDWQVVNQTLHFLNDYYPRQDALGEWKLNFSQYHFYNNRELANVMNRLISISMEDDPAKDALADLTLKSLLIRVIQTQNMAPVENSLPATNRFAAVIDYIREHLTEKIGIDVLCQKACMSKSGFFRLFKEDFGLSPMEYIIRERINLAKRLLTNPAITVTEVCYQAGFNNLHYFSRLFKMLEGTTPTSYRQSVG; encoded by the coding sequence ATGACGACAAAACAGGCAAACCTCTGCGGCTGCAAACTGGCCCCCATCAACCTGTCCGATTCCAAAGAGCTGCATTCGTTGGTGGAGCATCGGCGTGTTTTCAACCTGAACCAGTACGAACTTAATATTTTCGAGACGTACCACCCCTGTTCCGGCGTCGTGCTATCGTACGACGGTCTGGTGATTACCAGCATGATGCGGGGCCGGAAAGTGATGTACTTGTCCGAGAGAGCAGGCTTTGATTTTCTGCCGGGTGAAACGGTTATTCTTCCCGAAGGCATCTCGATGAAGGTAGACTTTCCAGAAGCCGATGACAGGCACCCGGTGCAATGCGCCACCATTGCCCTGGACTGGCAGGTGGTCAACCAGACGCTGCATTTTCTCAACGACTATTACCCGAGGCAGGACGCCCTCGGGGAGTGGAAGTTAAACTTCAGCCAATACCATTTTTACAACAATCGGGAGCTGGCCAACGTCATGAACCGGCTCATCAGCATCAGCATGGAGGATGATCCGGCGAAGGATGCACTGGCCGATCTCACGCTCAAATCGCTCCTCATCCGGGTTATCCAGACCCAGAATATGGCACCGGTGGAAAACAGTCTACCTGCCACCAACCGCTTTGCGGCCGTTATTGACTACATCCGGGAGCACCTGACCGAGAAAATCGGGATTGACGTCCTCTGCCAGAAAGCCTGCATGAGCAAATCGGGCTTTTTCCGGTTATTCAAAGAAGATTTTGGTTTATCGCCCATGGAATACATCATCCGCGAACGCATCAACCTGGCGAAGCGCCTGCTAACCAACCCGGCCATCACCGTAACGGAGGTCTGCTACCAGGCCGGTTTCAACAACCTGCACTATTTTTCGAGGTTATTCAAGATGCTCGAAGGCACCACCCCGACTTCCTACCGGCAATCGGTCGGGTGA
- a CDS encoding GlcG/HbpS family heme-binding protein: MSITLEQAEQAVKAAKAKATEIGTLMNIAVVDAGANLKAFVHMDGAWLGSIDISQRKARTARYFDMPTGEIGKLSQPGGSLYNIEHSNGGLITFPGGIPIKDQSGEIIGAIGVSGSTVENDHTVAQAGVDAISE, encoded by the coding sequence ATGAGCATCACGTTAGAGCAAGCAGAGCAGGCTGTAAAAGCGGCCAAAGCCAAGGCAACCGAGATCGGAACCCTGATGAACATCGCCGTAGTGGACGCGGGTGCCAACCTGAAGGCGTTTGTGCACATGGACGGTGCGTGGCTGGGGTCGATTGATATTTCGCAGCGGAAAGCCCGAACGGCCCGGTATTTTGACATGCCGACCGGCGAAATCGGCAAACTTTCGCAACCCGGCGGTTCCCTGTACAACATCGAACATTCAAACGGCGGCCTGATTACATTCCCGGGAGGCATTCCGATTAAAGATCAATCCGGAGAAATCATCGGAGCCATTGGTGTGTCGGGCAGTACCGTTGAAAATGATCACACCGTTGCGCAGGCCGGTGTTGATGCAATTAGTGAATAA
- the fdhA gene encoding formaldehyde dehydrogenase, glutathione-independent produces the protein MCQNHGVAYIKPGVVEVQSIEYPKLALGDRKCEHGVILQIVSTNICGSDQHMVRGRTTAPAGLVLGHEITGLVIEAGRDVEFIKVGDLVSVPFNIACGRCRNCKVGQTGICLNVNPSRPGAAYGYVDMGGWVGGQAEYVMVPYADFNLLKFPDKDQAMAKIRDLTLLSDIFPTGYHGAVSAGVGPGSIVYVAGAGPVGLACAASCHLLGAAVVIVGDMIPERLEQARSFGCETVDLRKDTPLADQIAAIVGVPEVDSAVDCVGFEARGHGSEAGTEHPATVLNAVMSVTRAGGAIGIPGLYVTGDPGAKDDAAKEGSLSIRIGLGWAKSHSFYTGQCPVMKYHRQLMNAILYDKIQIAKAVNVEVITLDRAPQGYQDFDKGAAKKFVIDPHGMIPN, from the coding sequence ATGTGTCAAAACCACGGTGTTGCGTACATCAAACCCGGTGTCGTTGAAGTACAATCCATTGAGTATCCGAAGCTGGCGCTCGGCGACCGCAAATGTGAACACGGCGTTATTCTGCAAATCGTCTCCACCAACATCTGCGGCAGCGACCAGCACATGGTGCGCGGACGAACCACGGCTCCGGCCGGGCTGGTGCTGGGCCACGAGATTACCGGCCTGGTGATCGAAGCCGGGCGGGATGTGGAGTTCATCAAAGTCGGCGATCTGGTGTCGGTGCCGTTCAACATTGCCTGCGGCCGATGCCGCAACTGCAAAGTCGGCCAAACCGGTATTTGTCTGAATGTCAATCCATCACGTCCTGGTGCGGCTTACGGCTACGTCGACATGGGCGGCTGGGTTGGCGGACAGGCCGAATACGTCATGGTGCCCTACGCTGATTTCAACCTGCTGAAATTTCCGGACAAAGATCAGGCAATGGCTAAAATCCGGGATCTGACGCTGCTGTCGGATATTTTCCCGACGGGTTACCACGGCGCGGTTTCGGCGGGCGTTGGGCCGGGTTCGATTGTGTACGTGGCCGGGGCGGGGCCGGTCGGGCTGGCCTGCGCGGCTTCCTGCCACCTGCTGGGGGCGGCCGTGGTCATCGTCGGCGATATGATTCCCGAGCGGCTCGAACAGGCCAGAAGCTTCGGGTGCGAAACCGTCGATCTACGGAAAGACACCCCGCTGGCCGATCAGATTGCCGCCATTGTGGGCGTACCGGAAGTCGATTCGGCGGTCGATTGCGTGGGGTTTGAAGCGCGCGGCCACGGTTCAGAAGCCGGTACGGAACATCCGGCTACGGTTTTGAATGCCGTCATGAGCGTAACCCGGGCGGGCGGGGCCATCGGCATTCCGGGGCTGTACGTTACGGGCGACCCCGGCGCGAAAGACGATGCCGCCAAAGAAGGCAGCCTGAGCATCCGGATTGGGCTGGGCTGGGCCAAATCCCACTCGTTTTACACGGGCCAGTGTCCGGTGATGAAGTACCACCGGCAGTTGATGAACGCCATCCTGTACGACAAAATCCAGATTGCCAAAGCCGTTAATGTGGAGGTCATTACGCTTGACCGGGCTCCGCAGGGGTACCAGGATTTCGATAAAGGAGCCGCCAAAAAGTTTGTGATCGATCCGCACGGCATGATTCCCAACTGA
- a CDS encoding ABC transporter permease — protein MIRNYIKIAWRNLLKNKVFSFINSVGLSVGLTCCLLIAAFVDDELRYDRYPVKAEQIYRVGVRLTGNGAVTEFPNADVAVGRGIQQAFPEVEASTRLFRWNQIFVRYREKNIKEKAIAIVDSNFLDIFSIPFLAGDPKTALRDPGSVVVTQAFAERFFGSEPALGKILKFGQDQQARKITGVIEAVPRNSHFHFDLFLSVAGETFAQRQDWSNVGSYTYLVLKKGADPQKLEAKLPQLVAEHVVPEVQRDMGVSRAEAQKSVETFRFFLQPLTDIHLRSATKYELEPNGNINYVYIFSILAVFILLLAIVNFTNLSTAGAAKRSKEIGIRKVMGSVKAQLVGQFLIESIIMTFLALFLALGLISMLLPLFNELAGKQIELATFFKAEKLIEMLVLGAFVGLLAGSYPAFFLAFSKITTVLKGGSVLQTGSRNGLRSGLVVFQFAISAILIIATIVSYQQLKFMQTKTQGFDKEQVLVIHDTYTLGTNETVFKDQLRQDSRVVQASLSRSVPLSSDLLEGTQIYGKDAVKKENTKEISTTIFRIDDQYLPTLGIKLRQGRNFSKAFATDSSAVIINEAVVRELGWGKTNPIGKTLVRSGRKEFTVIGVVKDFHYASARQKIAPLMMLLGYNSGAIQVKVKVDDAAGVIASMRQKWAAFNPPAPFTYTFLDERFEALYASEQKTGSLFTVFAGISIVIACLGLFGLATFTAEQRTKEIGVRKVMGASSASIVLLLSKDFLKLVLVAVLIAFPVAGWTMHRWLQDFAYRIDLSWWIFALAALLAVGIALLTVSFQSIKAALMNPVKSLRSE, from the coding sequence ATGATACGCAACTACATTAAAATCGCCTGGCGGAATTTGCTGAAAAACAAGGTGTTTTCGTTCATCAACAGCGTCGGCTTGTCGGTCGGATTAACCTGCTGCCTTCTCATTGCCGCTTTTGTTGACGATGAACTCCGTTACGACCGGTATCCGGTCAAGGCAGAACAGATTTACCGGGTGGGCGTTCGCCTGACCGGCAACGGAGCCGTTACGGAGTTTCCCAACGCGGATGTGGCGGTTGGGCGCGGTATTCAGCAGGCATTTCCCGAAGTCGAAGCATCCACGCGCCTGTTCCGGTGGAACCAGATTTTCGTCCGCTACCGGGAGAAAAACATCAAGGAAAAAGCAATTGCCATCGTCGATTCGAATTTTCTGGACATTTTCTCCATTCCGTTTCTGGCGGGCGATCCCAAAACGGCCTTGCGCGACCCCGGCTCCGTGGTGGTTACCCAAGCCTTTGCCGAACGGTTTTTCGGTTCAGAACCGGCGCTGGGCAAAATTCTGAAGTTTGGGCAGGACCAGCAGGCGCGGAAGATCACGGGCGTCATCGAAGCCGTTCCGAGAAACAGTCATTTTCACTTCGACCTCTTTTTGAGCGTGGCCGGGGAAACCTTCGCCCAGCGGCAGGATTGGAGCAACGTCGGTTCTTACACCTATCTGGTGCTCAAAAAGGGCGCTGATCCGCAGAAACTGGAAGCGAAATTGCCGCAACTGGTGGCCGAGCACGTCGTTCCGGAAGTGCAGCGCGACATGGGCGTCAGTCGGGCCGAAGCGCAGAAGTCGGTCGAGACGTTCCGGTTTTTCCTGCAACCGCTCACCGACATTCATTTGCGTTCGGCCACCAAATACGAACTTGAGCCCAACGGCAACATCAACTACGTCTACATTTTCAGCATTCTGGCGGTTTTTATCCTGCTGTTAGCCATTGTCAACTTCACAAATCTGTCGACGGCCGGGGCGGCCAAACGCTCGAAGGAAATCGGGATTCGCAAGGTGATGGGCTCGGTGAAGGCGCAGTTGGTGGGACAATTTCTGATTGAATCCATTATCATGACGTTTCTGGCGCTGTTTCTGGCGCTCGGACTGATCTCGATGCTTCTGCCGCTCTTTAATGAATTGGCGGGCAAGCAGATTGAACTGGCGACGTTCTTTAAGGCGGAAAAGCTGATCGAGATGCTGGTTTTGGGCGCGTTCGTTGGGTTGCTGGCGGGCAGTTACCCGGCTTTTTTCCTAGCATTCTCAAAAATTACGACGGTTTTAAAAGGCGGTTCGGTGCTCCAGACGGGCAGCCGGAACGGTTTGCGCAGCGGTCTGGTCGTTTTCCAGTTCGCCATTTCCGCCATCCTCATTATTGCCACGATTGTTTCGTATCAGCAGCTCAAATTCATGCAGACCAAAACGCAGGGGTTTGACAAAGAGCAGGTTCTGGTGATTCACGACACGTATACCCTTGGAACCAACGAAACCGTGTTTAAGGATCAGCTGCGGCAGGATAGCCGGGTTGTTCAGGCCAGTCTTTCGCGCAGCGTTCCCCTGAGCAGTGATCTGCTGGAGGGGACGCAGATTTACGGAAAAGACGCCGTTAAGAAGGAAAATACGAAGGAAATTTCCACCACTATTTTCCGCATTGACGATCAGTACTTACCCACGCTGGGCATCAAACTTCGGCAGGGGCGTAACTTTTCCAAAGCCTTTGCCACCGACTCTTCCGCGGTTATTATCAACGAAGCCGTCGTTCGGGAGCTAGGCTGGGGAAAAACCAACCCGATCGGCAAAACGCTGGTTCGGTCGGGGCGGAAGGAGTTTACGGTGATTGGCGTGGTGAAGGATTTTCATTACGCGTCGGCACGGCAGAAAATTGCTCCGCTCATGATGCTGCTGGGCTACAATTCCGGGGCAATACAGGTGAAAGTGAAAGTGGACGATGCCGCCGGGGTTATTGCCTCAATGCGCCAAAAATGGGCAGCTTTTAACCCCCCGGCCCCCTTCACGTACACGTTTCTGGACGAGCGGTTTGAGGCTCTTTACGCATCCGAGCAGAAAACGGGCAGCCTCTTTACGGTCTTTGCGGGAATTTCCATCGTGATTGCCTGCCTGGGGCTGTTCGGCCTGGCTACCTTCACGGCTGAGCAGCGCACGAAAGAAATTGGCGTCCGGAAAGTGATGGGGGCCAGTTCGGCCAGCATTGTCCTCCTGCTGTCGAAAGATTTCCTGAAACTGGTTCTCGTTGCGGTCCTGATTGCCTTTCCGGTTGCGGGTTGGACCATGCACCGCTGGTTGCAGGATTTCGCCTACCGCATCGACCTCTCCTGGTGGATCTTTGCACTGGCGGCTCTGCTGGCCGTTGGCATTGCGCTGCTGACGGTCAGTTTTCAATCCATCAAGGCGGCTTTAATGAATCCGGTGAAGAGTTTACGAAGCGAATAA